A stretch of DNA from Merismopedia glauca CCAP 1448/3:
TCCTGCCACCGTGATTTTCAAACCCAATAATTAACGGAACTTCGCCCAAAGTTTTCCGTAAATCTTCAGCTAATTTACTAGCAACAATTTCAAAAACGACATTCCCAATACAGCGATTCGCTTCAATTCCAGGATGCTTGCTAACTAAATCTAATAATCCTAAACCTTCAATTTTTTGTCCTAAAGCTGGTTCGTAATAATGCCCCAATAACTGAGGAGAACCGCAGGTAAAAACTCCAGGAGTTCCACTATCTAACTTAGCTTTCAAAGCCGATGCTTTGCTACCTTTTAAATCGCGCATCACAATCTCTTGCTGACGATCTTGCGCGCCACCGCCAACAATCACATCTACACCTTCGATATCGGCAATAGTCGCCTCGGTATCAATGGGAATGATTTCTACATTATAACCCCGCCACAGAGCGCGCTGCTGAATGCAAATAGCGTTACCGCGATCGCCATAGGTACTCATTAATTTAGGATAAAGCCAGCCGATATTGAGTTGTAGTTGTTGTGAAGCCATGATAGAAAGCAGGTAAACGAAGTCAGAAGTCATTCTTAGAGACGTAGCACTGAGCGAAGCCGAAGTGCTACGTCTCTACAGAAGTCAGAAGTAGAGCCTTGAGAAATAAGGGAATTTAACGCCTGATATTTGTTAATATGATAAACCATGACTCAAGTAGTAATAGTCGGAGCCGGACCAACTGGAGTAACATTAGCACTTTTGCTAGTCAAACAGGGAATAAAGGTTAAATTAGTCGAAGCTTCTCGCAACTTCCGGCGGATATTTCGGGGTGAGGCTTTGATGCCAAGCGGCTTGGATGCCTTAGACCAAATGGGACTATCATCAGTCATAGAACGCATCCCCCATCGCCCTCTAGATGCTTGGGAATTTATTATTAATGGCAAAACCCTTTTTCAAGTCGAAGAACCGATGGAAACGGGCGGAAAACCCTGCACATTGGTATCTCAACCAGCATTACTGCAAGAATTAGTTGCAGAAGCGATGACTTACCCTGAGTTTAAATTAATCTCTGGCAATCCCGTTCAAGACTTACTCAAATCTCAAGGACGCATCTGCGCGGTACATTTAGGAGATGGGACAAATATCCCCGCAGATTTGGTTATTGGGACGGATGGGCGCAATTCTGTAGTCAGAGAACGAGCCAACTTACAACTAAAGGAGCAGGGGCAAAGTTTCGATGTCCTTTGGTTCAAATTAGCGGATAGTCCCCTGTTCGACTCAAAAAACGTTTTTTATACCATTGTCAAGGGGAAGAGCGCCTTCGGCTTATTTCGCAGTTCTGAGGGCAATCTGCAACTAGGGTGGACGTTGCACCCAGAGGAGGCTTTCGATTGGAAACAAGCCAATTGGTCGGAAATCTTAGCTAATGCTGCTCCAGATCGCTTAGCGGGGTATTTTCGCGATCTGGGAGATACTATTGAGCGACCTATTCTATTATCAGTCAAAGTAGGACTAGCTCATAAATGGTATGCCCCTGGAGTGCTAATTTTAGGGGATGCGGCTCACCCCATGTCGCCAATTCGCGCTCAAGGGATTAATGTAGCTTTAAGGGATGCGATCGCTGCTGCTAATCATTTGATACCTGTTTTGCTTCAGGGAGTGGAAGTAAGTCAAATTGATGCAGTACTAGCACGAATTCAAACCGAACGCGAACCAGAAATTATCAAAATTCAAAAGTTACAAAGTCAAGAAGTTTTACAAGCAGAAATATTGCGGAAAATTCCTTTATTGCAACGAGTATTGAGTCAATTAACACCTATTGTTAGCCCTGCAATTCGCAAGTCTTGGTTATCCAGACAGCGCCAGTTACGGCATGGAGTAACTAAAGTGAAACTAGATATTTGAGCAGATTTATAGCAGTTTTCACTGACATGAGGTACAAATTTATTTCATTAAATTCTTGTGGGGTGGGCATCCTGCCCGCCCGCGATTACTTCAGCAAGTCAATGATTGCTATATATCAGCAGGTACTGCATTTTTCCATACTCATATCCGTAGAATTACAGATAAACTCATTGCCGAAACTTAATTAAAATCGGTATATTCTCCCGCGATATTAAACAATTTAACAGTTATCTTTTGTTTAGGTTGATTTTTAAACTAATCGCTCTTAAAACAATATGTTTAAGTTGCGGTTATTCATCAGCTAGCTAATAGATACAAAAACATATCTAATGCTTGTTTTTT
This window harbors:
- a CDS encoding type 1 glutamine amidotransferase; the protein is MASQQLQLNIGWLYPKLMSTYGDRGNAICIQQRALWRGYNVEIIPIDTEATIADIEGVDVIVGGGAQDRQQEIVMRDLKGSKASALKAKLDSGTPGVFTCGSPQLLGHYYEPALGQKIEGLGLLDLVSKHPGIEANRCIGNVVFEIVASKLAEDLRKTLGEVPLIIGFENHGGRTYLGKVEALGKVVKGYGNNGEDGTEGAFYNNAIATYSHGPLLPKNPFLADWLIKTALSEKYQTEIELTPLDDTLAMQARTAMFKRLGVNNSERMAS
- a CDS encoding FAD-dependent monooxygenase yields the protein MTQVVIVGAGPTGVTLALLLVKQGIKVKLVEASRNFRRIFRGEALMPSGLDALDQMGLSSVIERIPHRPLDAWEFIINGKTLFQVEEPMETGGKPCTLVSQPALLQELVAEAMTYPEFKLISGNPVQDLLKSQGRICAVHLGDGTNIPADLVIGTDGRNSVVRERANLQLKEQGQSFDVLWFKLADSPLFDSKNVFYTIVKGKSAFGLFRSSEGNLQLGWTLHPEEAFDWKQANWSEILANAAPDRLAGYFRDLGDTIERPILLSVKVGLAHKWYAPGVLILGDAAHPMSPIRAQGINVALRDAIAAANHLIPVLLQGVEVSQIDAVLARIQTEREPEIIKIQKLQSQEVLQAEILRKIPLLQRVLSQLTPIVSPAIRKSWLSRQRQLRHGVTKVKLDI